A window of the Cicer arietinum cultivar CDC Frontier isolate Library 1 chromosome 6, Cicar.CDCFrontier_v2.0, whole genome shotgun sequence genome harbors these coding sequences:
- the LOC101509976 gene encoding uncharacterized protein: MDGYHPDCSWVYDRLYVQRGGFKSAFAKGVEEFITKAISRNQFVEDGGIRCPCHNCMCSGVLSASEVKIHLYRFGFQPNYWYRTQHGEEAPHIDPENVPSSSGYIDNDDPFTLMQHMVDDAFGPTYDFQNMGDEGNEEEINEEPPNEDAQDFYDLLTAANKPLYEGASDSKLSICVKLLACKSNWNVPQKCLDFFATMLVDVCPFKDSLPKNFYQAKKLVTMLGLKSEKIDCCVKGCMLYYKENSADIECRFCHEPRYVPRKPGIGNHKDIPVKRMFYMPITPRLKRLYASTETAAQMRWHQHNRSSSGILRHPSDGEAWNHFDARYPDFANEPRNVRLGLCSDGFTPYIQASSSPYSCWPVVVTPYNLPPEMCMTKPFMFLTCLIPGPSNPKANIDVYLQPLIDELQQLWSEGALTYDISMKQNFVMRATLMWTINDFPAYGMLSGWSTQGKLACPVCMDGNKAFTLKYGGKNSWFDCHRRFLPHNHAFRRSKKGFPKNRVVKDEPPPILNGEEVWGLVHNIPRVIDTAHTKLFGYGVSHNWTKRSIFWDLPYWKDNLLRHNLDVMHIEKNFFDNVFNTVMNIKNKTKDNEKARMDLAIICQPSDLELVPHNNGKMKKP, from the coding sequence ATGGATGGCTACCACCCAGATTGTAGTTGGGTATATGATAGACTTTATGTTCAACGAGGGGGGTTCAAATCAGCATTTGCAAAAggtgttgaagagtttataacaAAGGCAATAAGTCGTAATCAGTTTGTAGAAGATGGTGGCATCAGATGTCCTTGTCACAATTGTATGTGTAGCGGTGTATTGTCTGCAAGTGAAGTCAAAATTCACTTGTATAGGTTTGGGTTCCAACCAAATTATTGGTATCGAACTCAGCATGGTGAAGAAGCCCCACATATTGACCCAGAAAATGTTCCAAGTAGTAGTGGATATATTGATAACGATGATCCATTTACGTTAATGCAACATATGGTCGATGATGCATTTGGTCCAACTTATGACTTCCAAAATATGGGTGATGAGGGCAACGAGGAAGAGATTAATGAAGAGCCTCCAAATGAGGATGCTCAAGACTTTTATGATTTGTTAACTGCTGCAAACAAACCCTTATATGAGGGGGCTTCtgattcaaaactttcaatatGCGTGAAACTTTTAGCTTGCAAATCAAATTGGAATGTTCCGCAGAAATGTCTTGATTTCTTTGCAACCATGCTTGTAGATGTGTGTCCTTTTAAGGATTCACTTCCAAAAAATTTTTACCAAGCGAAAAAACTGGTGACAATGCTAGGATTGAAGTCTGAGaaaattgattgttgtgttaaagggtGCATGTTGTACTACAAAGAGAATAGTGCAGATATAGAGTGTAGGTTTTGTCATGAACCCCGATATGTTCCTCGTAAGCCTGGGATAGGTAACCACAAAGACATTCCAGTTAAGAGGATGTTCTATATGCCAATCACTCCTAGGTTAAAAAGATTGTATGCATCAACGGAAACTGCTGCCCAAATGAGATGGCATCAACATAATAGATCAAGTTCAGGCATTTTACGTCATCCATCTGATGGGGAAGCTTGGAATCATTTTGATGCAAGGTATCCAGACTTCGCAAATGAACCAAGAAATGTAAGGCTTGGGTTATGTTCTGATGGCTTCACGCCATACATTCAGGCATCTTCATCCCCATATTCTTGTTGGCCTGTTGTTGTGACCCCGTATAATCTCCCGCCTGAAATGTGCATGACTAAACCATTCATGTTTTTGACTTGTCTCATACCTGGACCATCTAACCCAAAAGCAAACATTGATGTGTATTTACAACCATTAATAGACGAGCTTCAACAATTGTGGAGTGAAGGGGCTTTGACTTATGATATTTCCATGAAACAAAACTTTGTAATGAGGGCAACCTTAATGTGGACAATTAACGATTTTCCTGCTTATGGCATGTTATCTGGATGGAGTACCCAAGGTAAGTTGGCATGTCCGGTATGTATGGATGGAAATAAGgcttttactttaaaatacggTGGCAAAAATTCATGGTTTGATTGTCACCGTCGTTTCTTACCTCAtaatcatgcatttagaagaaGTAAAAAAGGGTTCCCTAAAAATAGGGTTGTGAAGGATGAACCTCCTCCAATATTGAATGGTGAAGAAGTTTGGGGTTTGGTTCACAATATTCCACGAGTGATAGATACTGCACATACTAAATTGTTTGGATATGGAGTTagccataattggactaaaCGAAGCATATTTTGGGATCTTCCATACTggaaagataatttattaaggCATAATTTAGATGTCATGCACATAGAAAAAAACTTCTTTGATAATGTGTTTAACACTGTCATGAATATTAAGAACAAGACTAAGGACAACGAAAAAGCACGAATGGACTTGGCCATCATTTGCCAACCTAGCGACCTGGAGTTGGTTCCACATAACAatggaaaaatgaaaaaaccttag